A region of Mycoplasmopsis bovirhinis DNA encodes the following proteins:
- a CDS encoding aquaporin yields MERLKMDNSAQLTKTQSLFSYFKLKKHQRLNAEMPKDKQTWIIHGISEIVGTALLSLLLAGLSTFVKHHGEPIIIEEYLIHPVLVGFFAGFIAVGLVLFLFLRFSCDLNPAVSITRYLNGTNHGKYTLFKLGMQVIGAFFAGVIIYGVGKSQVGNSYIANAPINSIVAAKKSFSPFVQEGVNSALLSGSLWIFFFEMIVTAILLVPIFSPRIDNKYRDTFIMAIISFSVWMGILTGSAAINPARGLVQQLPTLLFEAPGKDSFAAYANSLGVSQVSAWTGVVAGTFSMLLGTLLGPILYLFIQGFTETFFNPFVIKMTTFKNFKAQNMIKPNMIKKEQVKQENKE; encoded by the coding sequence ATGGAAAGATTAAAAATGGATAATTCAGCTCAATTAACTAAGACTCAATCACTATTTAGTTATTTTAAACTAAAAAAACATCAAAGATTAAATGCTGAAATGCCTAAAGATAAACAAACTTGAATTATCCATGGGATTTCAGAAATTGTTGGTACTGCATTACTCTCATTACTACTAGCAGGACTAAGCACCTTTGTAAAACATCATGGTGAACCAATTATTATTGAAGAATATTTAATTCATCCAGTTTTAGTAGGGTTTTTTGCTGGATTTATTGCTGTTGGGTTAGTATTATTTTTATTTTTACGTTTTAGTTGTGATTTAAATCCAGCTGTGTCAATCACAAGGTATTTAAATGGAACAAATCATGGAAAATACACCTTATTCAAACTTGGAATGCAAGTTATTGGAGCTTTTTTCGCTGGAGTAATTATTTATGGAGTCGGAAAAAGCCAAGTAGGTAATTCTTATATTGCTAATGCTCCAATTAATTCAATAGTAGCAGCTAAAAAAAGCTTTTCACCTTTTGTACAAGAAGGTGTTAATTCAGCATTATTATCTGGATCACTTTGAATTTTCTTTTTTGAAATGATTGTTACAGCAATTTTATTAGTGCCAATTTTTTCACCAAGAATTGATAACAAATACCGTGATACGTTTATTATGGCAATTATTTCATTTAGTGTTTGAATGGGAATTTTAACTGGTTCAGCTGCAATTAATCCAGCCCGGGGATTAGTACAACAATTACCAACATTGTTATTTGAAGCACCAGGTAAAGATTCATTTGCTGCTTATGCAAATAGTCTTGGAGTTTCACAAGTTTCAGCTTGAACTGGAGTAGTAGCAGGAACATTTTCAATGCTACTTGGAACTTTACTAGGACCTATACTTTATTTATTTATTCAAGGATTTACTGAAACTTTCTTTAATCCATTTGTAATTAAAATGACTACCTTTAAAAACTTTAAAGCTCAAAACATGATAAAACCAAATATGATTAAAAAAGAACAAGTAAAACAAGAAAATAAAGAATAA
- a CDS encoding NAD(P)-dependent oxidoreductase codes for MKIAFFDAKDYDIKYFEKYNENKHQITFFKENLNLNTASLAKGYDAVCGFVNTYGDKVILNVLTKLGVKYWFQRSMGYNKIDVKAANELGINVFRIFNYSAESIGEFAFAGLSALNRNLIVANKRVEAYNFSLNGLDGKCIANSTIGVIGSGKIGQTFIKIARATGAKVLVFDAYAQENFPELARKLDIEFVSLSKLLEESDFISIHCPLLPSTKYLLDQAAVDKMKDGVIIVNTARGEILELDAIINGLKSGKIRGLATDVLEREEGRFYEDVSARITELKALDPQWKALIEMPNVLITSHQAFLTDLALTQIAKVTLEHADAAQNGNFENALVLLENGKIKNG; via the coding sequence ATGAAAATAGCATTTTTTGATGCAAAAGATTATGACATAAAATACTTTGAAAAATATAATGAAAATAAACACCAAATTACGTTTTTCAAAGAAAACTTAAACCTAAATACTGCTTCATTAGCTAAAGGATATGATGCAGTATGTGGGTTTGTTAATACCTATGGTGACAAAGTTATTTTAAATGTTTTAACTAAATTAGGTGTTAAATACTGATTCCAAAGATCAATGGGATATAATAAAATTGATGTTAAAGCCGCTAACGAACTTGGCATTAATGTTTTTAGAATTTTTAATTATTCAGCTGAAAGTATTGGAGAATTTGCTTTTGCTGGTCTGTCAGCTTTAAACCGTAATTTAATTGTAGCTAATAAACGTGTTGAAGCCTACAATTTTTCATTAAATGGTTTAGATGGAAAATGTATTGCTAATTCAACAATTGGAGTTATAGGTTCAGGAAAAATTGGACAAACCTTTATTAAGATTGCAAGAGCAACAGGAGCTAAAGTATTAGTTTTTGATGCATATGCTCAAGAAAATTTCCCTGAGTTAGCAAGGAAATTAGATATTGAATTTGTTTCACTAAGTAAATTATTAGAAGAATCTGATTTTATTTCAATTCATTGTCCATTATTACCTTCAACTAAATATTTATTAGATCAAGCAGCTGTAGATAAAATGAAAGATGGAGTAATTATTGTCAATACAGCCCGTGGTGAAATTTTAGAATTAGATGCAATTATTAATGGTCTTAAATCAGGTAAAATTAGAGGTTTAGCTACTGATGTTTTAGAGCGTGAAGAAGGAAGATTTTACGAAGATGTTTCAGCAAGAATAACTGAACTTAAAGCTTTAGATCCACAATGAAAAGCTTTAATTGAAATGCCTAACGTTTTAATTACTTCACACCAAGCTTTTTTAACTGATTTAGCTTTAACTCAAATTGCTAAAGTTACTTTGGAGCACGCTGATGCTGCTCAAAATGGTAACTTTGAAAATGCCTTAGTTTTATTAGAGAATGGAAAGATTAAAAATGGATAA
- a CDS encoding NUDIX hydrolase, which produces MSKDVFFQSSDYLFKLRAGYLIIKDNKILLARDYIGSYFYLPGGKIEFGETSCHSVKRELQEELNLKAKETELLFHEENFYYSQIFNSKVHEICFYYKVEVDLLEFMLQDEFELKENNLKTLYFKWINISDLAKIDFFPKSILNYFDL; this is translated from the coding sequence ATGTCTAAAGATGTATTTTTTCAATCTAGTGATTATTTATTTAAATTACGCGCTGGATATTTAATTATTAAAGATAATAAAATATTACTAGCACGTGATTATATTGGTTCATACTTTTATTTACCTGGCGGCAAAATTGAATTTGGCGAAACATCATGCCATAGTGTTAAGCGAGAACTGCAAGAAGAATTAAATTTAAAAGCAAAAGAAACTGAATTATTATTTCATGAAGAAAATTTTTATTATTCACAAATCTTTAATTCAAAAGTTCATGAAATTTGTTTTTATTATAAAGTTGAAGTTGATTTACTAGAATTTATGTTACAAGATGAATTTGAACTTAAAGAAAACAACCTGAAAACTTTATATTTTAAATGAATTAATATATCAGATTTAGCTAAAATTGACTTTTTTCCAAAATCAATTTTGAATTATTTTGACTTATAA
- a CDS encoding type I restriction-modification system subunit M: protein MSQIIDENILWKAVEKLLDKVDPTDHREVVLGLVFLKYVSDKYQAKYNELSSRNDGSELDSDYYIEDNIFLVPQKALWSYIVSYSKQPEIGQVIDNAFLELEKNNDQLNGILPKIYSKSSLDKMALGELVDFFDNNLNAQDLDSDFFGQVYEYYISAFDKHFPTTTKLGDFFTPKCISELMVEILEPYQGRVYDPCCGSGGMFVQCSKFVKEHQGEIYDISIYGQESNPVIWKIAKMNLVFRGLEANLGPRNADSFSNDLHKDEKFDFIIANPPYNLKKYWNPSFEADPRWIFGDPDKTNANYAWLSLIYYKLKETGKAAILMPSGAKISKTKDDYKIRKAMIESGHIDAIITLPNKLFDAFSISGECWILNKAKTNKDILFINADNLGNLVSGKNRVLELSDIQKIVQTYKDYKNNNLDDLPGFSKKADFESIIENDYSLNPRMYVGFDESNKLSTEEIEQEIKKASAELFKLIKEGKKLEEKFQEILEKEIM, encoded by the coding sequence ATGTCACAAATTATTGACGAAAATATATTATGAAAAGCCGTTGAAAAACTTCTTGATAAAGTTGATCCTACGGATCATAGAGAAGTTGTTTTAGGACTAGTTTTTTTAAAATATGTTAGTGATAAATATCAAGCCAAATATAATGAATTATCTTCAAGAAACGATGGAAGTGAGCTAGATAGTGATTATTATATTGAAGATAATATTTTTCTTGTTCCGCAAAAGGCACTTTGAAGCTACATAGTTTCATATTCAAAACAACCTGAAATTGGTCAAGTAATAGATAATGCTTTTTTGGAGTTAGAAAAAAATAATGATCAGTTAAATGGAATTTTACCAAAAATTTATTCTAAGAGTAGCTTAGATAAAATGGCTCTTGGAGAATTAGTTGATTTTTTTGATAATAATTTAAATGCACAAGACCTTGATAGTGATTTCTTTGGTCAAGTTTATGAATATTATATTAGCGCTTTTGATAAGCACTTTCCAACTACAACTAAATTAGGAGATTTTTTTACTCCTAAATGTATTTCTGAATTGATGGTTGAAATCTTAGAACCATATCAAGGAAGAGTTTATGATCCTTGTTGTGGCTCAGGTGGAATGTTCGTGCAGTGCTCGAAGTTTGTTAAAGAACACCAAGGAGAAATTTATGATATTTCAATTTATGGACAAGAATCAAACCCAGTAATATGGAAAATAGCTAAAATGAATTTAGTTTTTAGAGGTCTAGAAGCTAATTTGGGTCCTCGCAATGCTGATTCATTTAGTAATGATTTGCATAAAGATGAAAAATTTGATTTTATTATTGCAAATCCTCCTTATAACTTAAAAAAATATTGAAATCCTTCATTTGAAGCAGATCCAAGGTGAATTTTTGGAGACCCAGATAAAACAAATGCTAACTATGCTTGATTATCGTTAATATATTATAAATTAAAAGAAACTGGTAAAGCAGCTATTTTGATGCCTAGTGGGGCTAAAATATCAAAAACTAAGGATGATTATAAAATTCGTAAAGCAATGATTGAATCAGGGCATATAGATGCCATCATAACTTTACCTAATAAATTGTTTGATGCGTTTTCTATTTCAGGGGAATGTTGAATTTTAAATAAAGCTAAAACTAACAAAGATATTTTATTTATTAATGCCGATAATCTTGGTAACCTTGTTTCAGGTAAGAATCGAGTTTTAGAACTGTCTGATATACAAAAAATTGTTCAAACTTATAAAGATTATAAAAATAATAATTTAGATGATCTTCCAGGATTTAGTAAAAAAGCAGACTTTGAATCAATCATAGAAAATGATTATTCTCTAAATCCTAGAATGTATGTTGGGTTTGATGAATCTAATAAATTAAGTACTGAAGAAATTGAACAAGAAATTAAAAAAGCTTCAGCAGAATTATTTAAATTAATTAAGGAGGGAAAAAAACTAGAAGAAAAATTTCAAGAAATTTTAGAAAAAGAAATTATGTAA
- a CDS encoding restriction endonuclease subunit S has protein sequence MRTYKIKDVAQIVDGAKPSTQNKLFWNGDITWVTAEDLKELSSKYIYTSNKKITKEGLDSCSTKIIPIGTILVGSYTPIRYVAIAGDELCTNNNVKSLICNADIVDNEYMYYWILAKKKLLELISSESADKKLINKLFKNVKINLPDLKTQQHIVNIISSADDIIQNLTKQIRILNDLGVKKINLFNQENILDKLTNIAEFEGGSEVGSSNYTNTKFKNSIPFIRVGNLLENNNDNNIYINAHLSTKIATFNDILMALVASPGRNNIGLSGAYASAIWKLNCDIKNKGLVYFEINSLINKKIIADYYQGTTIPYADKSIENLIYAKISNENKELLNFYFELILQHKKKVSILKDLKAKLLEKYF, from the coding sequence ATGAGAACTTATAAAATTAAAGATGTTGCACAAATTGTAGATGGTGCTAAACCATCTACCCAAAATAAATTGTTTTGAAATGGAGATATAACATGAGTAACTGCAGAAGATTTAAAAGAACTCAGCAGTAAATATATTTATACATCAAATAAAAAAATTACTAAAGAAGGCTTAGATAGTTGCTCAACTAAAATAATACCAATAGGAACAATTTTAGTTGGATCATATACACCTATTCGCTATGTGGCAATTGCTGGTGATGAACTTTGTACTAACAATAATGTTAAATCACTTATATGTAATGCTGATATAGTTGATAATGAATATATGTATTATTGAATTTTAGCTAAAAAAAAGTTGCTAGAGTTAATTTCCAGTGAATCAGCAGATAAAAAGTTAATTAACAAATTATTTAAAAATGTTAAAATCAACTTGCCAGACCTAAAAACCCAACAACACATAGTCAATATTATCAGTAGTGCAGATGATATAATACAAAATTTAACTAAACAAATTAGAATTTTGAATGATTTAGGAGTAAAAAAAATCAATTTATTCAATCAAGAAAATATTTTAGATAAATTAACTAATATTGCCGAATTTGAAGGTGGTTCTGAAGTTGGCTCATCAAATTATACTAATACTAAATTTAAGAATAGTATTCCTTTTATTAGAGTAGGTAATTTATTAGAGAATAATAATGATAATAATATATATATTAATGCTCATTTATCAACTAAAATAGCTACTTTTAATGATATTTTAATGGCATTAGTAGCTTCGCCAGGACGCAATAATATTGGATTATCTGGAGCTTATGCATCTGCTATATGAAAACTAAATTGTGATATTAAAAATAAAGGTTTAGTTTATTTTGAAATCAACAGTTTAATTAATAAAAAAATAATAGCTGATTATTATCAAGGAACAACTATTCCATACGCTGATAAGTCAATTGAAAATTTAATTTATGCAAAGATTAGTAATGAAAATAAAGAATTGTTAAATTTTTATTTTGAATTAATTTTACAACACAAAAAGAAGGTTAGCATTTTAAAAGATTTAAAAGCTAAACTTCTTGAAAAATATTTTTAA
- a CDS encoding type I restriction endonuclease subunit R translates to MQKFQEKHIEIAIIDLLKAKGYQLINNYKNNWIKNRKLDEFLNEDLLRNSLFKINPNVNKQIIIEAINTLKKIYNQHLFELNYEVHKILTEGIIIQAKDFMINPTIKFLDFDNVENNIFQVCQQVVFQEGKNKRIPDIIIYINGIPLIVMELKNFASDSENASLEKALEQLGVDSGTDGYRYDIPTLFKYNAFLVISNGVISKVGTLTSDIDRFNEWKSVDGEKVYDEDYAYKTNVLVNGLFDHHTLLDLLKNNIFFIKDKNGRHRKIMAQYHQYFGVKKALNNIEKALKPNGNGQAGIIWHTQGSGKSFSMLMLAKRLLTNKTLDVPTIVILTDRIDLDEQLYKTFLSAKDFLKTKPLQATSRIDLLAKINQVKQGKIILTNISKFDKDNLPKNHRNNIIVIADEAHRSHYGLNPTYKFKKNQETNEIEEVNIEYGIEKYIRDALPNATYIGFTGTPVTTKYKQTTEVFGEIIDTYDMTQSISDGSTVKIYYESKINVIKANEAKIKEIDNFYDNIIKLSDQGDELSVEKSKQEMSTQNAILENDSVVNFFAKDILNHYNDRKEILNGKAMIVCQTRNLAWKLYKAISKLDEKIKDQTILVITESNKDTQEQRSYFGNSQYRKELAKEFKKDTSKYKIAIVCDMWLTGFDVPDLDVMYFIKRLKSHNLMQAVARVNRVYPGKKYGLIVDYMNLRNSLDKALGEYTARDKTTNFQDITKRFYEDFKETLTKLNYKFASVDRQGFFNKDASTVFNAIQLGAEFILKDKNNSKESFLSDTLYLRKTYWFSRPHVSEYEEQEAQYYLVIRLYLLNLERSLSVLSTKQMNEYVLNLLNDALKGDEITALKSNNDDKEGNIINLLEKDKIETLKQSNPIDFKEMFKKSLQILIAVSGQRNDYSKQKKYSERFWKTLEELNSGDYESSKDSFATFNNLHSEIYSDEKQMQELSIFGQEKAFYDSLARDKNILQFIDDNKLKLIATEIKDVVKENNKTDWDKTKSGRARMRNAIKECLRKYNYPNNYFNQALEDIAKQVKHFWNSENLENFNSNDINAPEDAIIALTNSSTEMYHPDEKQMQELSIFGHEKAFYNSLVSHKNILQFIDDNKLKLIATEIKDVVKENNKTDWDKTKSGRARMRNAIKKCLIKYNYPNNYFNQALEDIAKQVKDFFGGDEVRRKI, encoded by the coding sequence ATGCAAAAATTTCAAGAAAAACATATTGAAATAGCTATTATTGATTTATTAAAAGCTAAAGGATATCAACTAATAAATAATTATAAGAATAATTGAATTAAAAATAGAAAATTAGATGAATTCCTGAATGAAGATTTATTAAGAAATTCATTATTCAAAATTAATCCCAATGTAAACAAGCAAATCATCATCGAAGCAATTAACACACTTAAAAAGATATATAATCAACATTTATTTGAACTTAACTATGAGGTTCATAAAATCTTAACTGAAGGAATAATTATTCAAGCAAAAGATTTTATGATTAATCCAACTATTAAATTTCTTGATTTTGATAATGTTGAAAATAATATTTTTCAAGTTTGCCAACAAGTGGTATTTCAAGAAGGCAAAAACAAAAGAATACCTGATATTATTATTTATATCAATGGAATTCCATTAATAGTTATGGAACTAAAGAATTTTGCTTCAGATTCAGAAAATGCTTCTTTAGAAAAAGCTTTAGAACAACTTGGTGTTGATTCTGGAACTGATGGATATCGTTATGATATTCCAACTTTATTTAAATATAATGCTTTTTTAGTTATCTCCAATGGAGTTATTTCAAAAGTCGGAACCTTAACTTCTGATATTGATCGATTTAATGAATGAAAGAGTGTTGACGGTGAGAAAGTCTATGATGAAGATTATGCTTATAAAACTAATGTTTTGGTTAATGGACTATTTGATCATCATACCTTGCTTGATTTATTGAAAAATAACATCTTTTTTATTAAAGATAAAAATGGTAGACATAGAAAAATCATGGCACAATACCATCAATACTTTGGTGTTAAAAAAGCACTTAATAATATTGAAAAAGCTTTAAAACCAAATGGCAATGGTCAAGCCGGAATTATTTGACATACCCAAGGAAGCGGTAAATCTTTTTCAATGTTGATGCTTGCAAAAAGGTTATTAACTAATAAGACCTTAGATGTGCCAACAATTGTTATTTTAACAGATAGAATTGATTTAGATGAACAATTATATAAAACCTTTTTAAGTGCCAAAGATTTTTTAAAAACTAAACCGTTGCAAGCAACTTCTCGCATTGATTTATTAGCTAAAATAAATCAAGTAAAGCAAGGTAAAATTATTTTAACAAATATTTCTAAATTTGATAAAGATAATTTACCTAAAAACCATAGAAATAATATTATAGTTATAGCTGATGAAGCTCATCGCTCTCATTATGGTTTAAATCCAACTTACAAATTTAAAAAGAATCAAGAAACTAATGAAATAGAAGAAGTTAACATTGAATATGGAATTGAAAAATATATTAGAGATGCATTGCCTAATGCAACATATATTGGCTTTACTGGAACACCAGTTACAACTAAATATAAACAAACCACTGAAGTTTTTGGTGAAATTATTGATACATATGATATGACTCAATCTATTAGTGACGGTTCAACTGTTAAAATATATTATGAATCAAAAATAAATGTGATCAAGGCAAATGAAGCTAAAATTAAAGAAATTGATAATTTTTATGATAATATTATAAAACTATCTGATCAAGGAGATGAATTATCGGTTGAAAAATCAAAACAAGAAATGTCAACACAAAACGCTATTTTAGAGAATGATAGTGTTGTTAATTTCTTTGCTAAAGATATTTTAAATCATTATAATGACCGTAAAGAAATTTTAAATGGAAAAGCAATGATTGTTTGTCAAACTAGAAACCTAGCTTGAAAACTTTACAAAGCAATTTCGAAACTAGATGAAAAAATTAAAGATCAAACAATTTTAGTAATTACTGAATCAAATAAAGATACACAAGAGCAGCGCTCTTATTTTGGTAATTCACAATATCGCAAAGAATTAGCAAAGGAATTCAAAAAAGATACTTCTAAATACAAAATTGCAATTGTTTGTGATATGTGATTAACAGGTTTTGATGTACCTGACTTAGATGTAATGTATTTTATAAAACGTCTTAAATCACATAATTTAATGCAAGCAGTGGCTAGGGTAAATAGAGTTTACCCAGGTAAAAAATATGGTTTAATAGTCGATTATATGAACTTGAGAAATTCTCTTGATAAAGCTTTAGGTGAATATACTGCAAGAGACAAAACAACTAATTTTCAAGACATTACAAAACGTTTTTATGAGGATTTTAAAGAAACTTTAACTAAGCTCAATTATAAATTTGCTTCAGTTGATAGACAAGGATTTTTTAACAAGGATGCTTCAACTGTATTTAATGCAATTCAACTAGGAGCTGAATTTATACTTAAAGATAAAAATAATTCTAAAGAATCGTTTTTATCTGATACTTTATACTTAAGAAAAACCTACTGATTTTCACGACCTCATGTTTCAGAATACGAAGAACAAGAAGCACAATATTATTTAGTAATTAGACTTTATTTGCTTAATTTAGAGCGTAGTTTAAGTGTTCTTTCAACCAAACAAATGAATGAATATGTGCTAAATTTACTCAATGATGCATTAAAAGGCGATGAAATAACTGCATTAAAATCAAATAATGATGATAAGGAAGGAAATATTATAAATTTATTAGAAAAAGATAAAATTGAAACTTTAAAACAATCAAACCCTATAGATTTTAAAGAAATGTTTAAAAAGTCACTTCAAATATTAATTGCTGTGTCAGGTCAAAGAAATGACTATTCAAAACAAAAAAAATATTCAGAACGATTTTGAAAAACCCTAGAAGAATTAAATTCAGGTGATTATGAATCTTCCAAAGACAGTTTTGCTACTTTCAATAATTTACACAGTGAAATCTATAGTGATGAAAAACAAATGCAAGAACTAAGTATTTTTGGTCAAGAAAAAGCTTTTTATGACTCTTTAGCTCGAGATAAAAATATACTGCAATTTATAGATGATAATAAATTAAAATTGATTGCAACTGAAATAAAAGATGTCGTAAAAGAAAATAATAAAACTGATTGAGATAAAACTAAAAGTGGCAGAGCCAGAATGCGCAACGCAATAAAAGAATGTTTAAGAAAATATAATTATCCAAATAATTACTTTAACCAAGCTCTTGAAGATATAGCAAAGCAAGTTAAACATTTTTGAAATAGCGAAAACTTAGAAAATTTCAATTCAAATGATATTAATGCTCCTGAAGATGCTATTATTGCTTTAACTAATTCTTCTACTGAAATGTATCATCCTGATGAAAAACAAATGCAAGAATTAAGTATTTTTGGTCATGAAAAAGCTTTTTATAACTCTTTAGTTAGTCATAAAAATATACTGCAATTTATAGATGATAATAAATTAAAATTGATTGCAACTGAAATAAAAGATGTCGTAAAAGAAAATAATAAAACTGATTGAGATAAAACTAAAAGTGGCAGAGCCAGAATGCGCAACGCAATAAAAAAATGTTTAATAAAATATAATTATCCAAATAATTACTTTAACCAAGCTCTTGAAGATATAGCAAAGCAAGTTAAAGATTTTTTTGGTGGAGATGAAGTAAGAAGGAAAATCTAG
- a CDS encoding IS3 family transposase, with protein MQTLKKSIIFHQKKKANIFLIARSTHYEKLKHNHKAKELKIKHKEIIFQSFVENKERYGRRKLAKYIFQEYNIDINPRTLGNYMKKLKLKHLLDKNVKQKSLKIHVLKCLI; from the coding sequence ATGCAGACATTAAAGAAATCGATAATCTTTCATCAAAAAAAGAAAGCAAACATTTTTTTAATAGCAAGATCTACACATTATGAGAAATTGAAACATAATCATAAAGCTAAAGAGTTAAAGATTAAACATAAAGAAATAATTTTTCAAAGTTTTGTTGAAAATAAAGAGAGGTATGGACGTAGAAAACTTGCTAAATATATTTTCCAAGAATACAATATTGACATAAATCCTAGAACCCTAGGAAATTATATGAAAAAGCTTAAATTGAAACATTTGTTAGACAAAAACGTAAAACAAAAGAGTCTAAAAATACATGTGTTAAAGTGCCTGATTTAG